A genome region from Myxocyprinus asiaticus isolate MX2 ecotype Aquarium Trade chromosome 12, UBuf_Myxa_2, whole genome shotgun sequence includes the following:
- the LOC127448917 gene encoding bladder cancer-associated protein, which translates to MYCLQWLLPVLLIPKPLNPALWFNHSMFMGFYLLSFLLERKPCTICALVFLAALFLICYSCWGNCFLYHCHDSPLPDSAHDPNIVGT; encoded by the coding sequence ATGTACTGCCTCCAGTGGTTACTCCCGGTTCTCTTGATCCCTAAACCATTGAATCCGGCCCTGTGGTTCAACCACTCCATGTTCATGGGCTTCTACCTGCTCAGCTTCCTGTTGGAGAGGAAGCCCTGTACCATTTGTGCCTTAGTCTTCCTGGCTGCTCTGTTTCTAATCTGCTACAGCTGCTGGGGAAACTGCTTTCTGTATCACTGCCACGACTCTCCACTGCCAGACTCAGCACATGACCCCAACATCGTGGGCACCTAG